Part of the Terriglobales bacterium genome, ATCGATGGGATGGGATTGCTCTCGTCCTTACGCTCCGTGACCGCCGCTATAAAACGGTATCCCCGCTTGGGTACAGTCTCGATATATCGCTGCCCTCCAGGAGTTTCGCCCAGCACTTTGCGCAGGGCCGAGATATTGACCGTCAGGTTGGCCTCTTCCACAAAGCTGTCAGGCCACACCTGCTGCATGAGTTCGTCCTTGGTCAGCAACCGGCCATTGCTCTGAATCAGTGCGACCAGGATCTCGAACGACTTCGGCGACAGCGAAACCGGCTTGCCCTCGCTCAGGAGGAGATGTTCCCGGGGGTCACAGCGGAATTTTCCAAATTCGTACAAGACCTTTGTTTTCGGGGGCATGACGATCTTTGGAACTGCCTTGGAATTTACCTGGAAATTATTAACGAGCCGCTAAGGACGATTTTGAGTGGCGCCGCCTAGCTTGCACGTGGGCCGGTGGTCGGGCGGCGATTTAGGCGAAATTCTAGTGGAAGCCGGGGCATGCCGCAAGAGTTTCGAGTCAGTAGGCCCGCCCTGCCGGTCGACGCTGGCGTGGATCACCACAATTCACCAGCGAGGTGGGGATGATCGCAAAACCCTCGCGCATCTCAAAGCAGGAATTGGCAATGGCACAAACCGAGTATAAGGGCATGAGTACGGCGTTGCCTTTCGGCGACTCCAAGATGTCAAGCACCCCTGGATCGACGCGATATTCGTCTCTGCCCCTGAAAGATGTCGTCTGTCTCTGCGCCGGCACTCGTGATGACGAGGCATGGGAGGAGTTCGTTTCCCGGGTCGGAAAACCCATCGCCCTCACCATTATCCGCACAGCCTCCCTGTGGGGCGAGCCTTCTCGGTCCCTGGTGGAGGACCTGGTCCAAGTAACTTACCTCAAACTTTGGGAAGACGGCTGCCGCCTCCTGCGGAACTTTGCCGTCCAGCATCCCGAAGCTATTTTGGGATATCTCAAGAAGACGGCCGCCAATGCCACTCACGACCATTTCAAACACGTCCATAGTCAGTTTTTCGGCGGCGACAGACCTCAGGTTTCCACCAGCGATGTCGACCCCGAGGCCGGGAACGAGGCGGTTGGAAGCCAGGAGAAAATCGCTTTCGGAGTATTATTGAATGAAATCGATGAACACCTGAAGCGTAGTTTGACCGGGCCTGATCAAAAACGCGACCGCATGATTTTCTGGCTGTACTTCCGGCAAGGAATGAGCACCAAGGAAATCGCCTCTCTGCCGGCCATCGGACTGGGCGCCAAGGGGGTGGGAAGCGTCATTGAACGCCTGAAGCATTGCATTCGAGAGCAGATCCTTGGGTCCCGTCCGGATTCCGACGACGCCCAGAAGTACCGCTAAAAGCAAATTC contains:
- a CDS encoding sigma-70 family RNA polymerase sigma factor, whose amino-acid sequence is MAQTEYKGMSTALPFGDSKMSSTPGSTRYSSLPLKDVVCLCAGTRDDEAWEEFVSRVGKPIALTIIRTASLWGEPSRSLVEDLVQVTYLKLWEDGCRLLRNFAVQHPEAILGYLKKTAANATHDHFKHVHSQFFGGDRPQVSTSDVDPEAGNEAVGSQEKIAFGVLLNEIDEHLKRSLTGPDQKRDRMIFWLYFRQGMSTKEIASLPAIGLGAKGVGSVIERLKHCIREQILGSRPDSDDAQKYR